The Subtercola sp. PAMC28395 genome segment CACCACGCTCACGCCGTGCAGGTCCCGGCCGCGACTGGCCGCCCCGAAGAGTCGCCGACGCATCGTGAAGGCGTCGAGAAGCGCCTGGGTCGGATGCTCGTGGGTGCCGTCGCCCGCATTGATGACGGGCGCGTCGATCCAGTTGCTCTCGGCCAGCACCTGGGGCGCGCCAGAGGAGTGGTGGCGGATGACGACACCGTCTGCGCCCATCGCAGCGAGCGTCTGGGCAGTGTCTTTCAGGCTCTCGCCCTTCGAGACGCTCGAGCCCTTCGCGCTGAAGTTGATCACGTCGGCGCTCAGCCGCTTCGCGGCAGCTTCGAACGAGATCCGCGTGCGGGTGGAGTCCTCGAAGAACAGGTTGACGACGGTCTTGCCCCGAAGGGTGGGGAGCTTCTTGACCTCGCGGTTCGACACGTCGGCCATGTTCTCAGCCACGTCGAGAATCTGGATCGCCTCATCCCTGCTGAGGTTCCTGGTCGACAGGAGGTGCTTCATCGGGCTGCCTCGATACTGACTTCTTCGACCTCGTCGACTTCGCTGAGCCGCACGTTGATGCGCTCGTCTGTGGAGGTCGGCAGGTTCTTACCCACGAAATCGGCCCTGATCGGCAATTCGCGGTGGCCGCGGTCGACGAGAACCGCGAGACGCACGATGCGCGGGCGCCCGATGTCGTTCAGCGCGTCGAGTGCCGCCCTGATCGTGCGGCCGGAGTAGAGAACGTCGTCCACGAGCACGACGGTCTTGCCGTCGACTCCCCCGGCAGGGATCTGCGTCGGTGAGGGGGTCCGGGTGACGTTCCGCGAGAGATCGTCGCGGTACATCGTGGCGTCGAGCGCCCCGACCATCGACGCGGGTGCACCCGGTTCGATGCGCTGGATGATCTCTGCAATGCGCCGCGCCAGGAACACTCCGCGCGTGGGAACCCCGAGAATGATGAGATCGTCTGCACCCCGGTTGGACTCCAGGATCTCGTGGGAGATCCGAGTCAACGCCCGGGTGATATCAGCCTGAGACAACACAACGCGTGCCATTCCCGACTCCCTTCCCCGCCTCACAGGGCGGAAGTTAAAGGTTGTCCAATACGTCCAACTCTACCCCACGCAACGAGGGTGACCGAGGTGGGAGACACGTTCTAGTGCGTGACGCCCTTGGTCTGGGCGATCTTCGCGAGGATGCCGTTGATGAACGGGGCAGAGGCCTCCGTCGACATCGACTGGGCGGCCTCGACTGCTTCGGCGATGGCCACGTTGTCTGGCACATCATCGTTGTAGAGGACCTCCCAGATGCCGATCCGCAGGAGTGCGCGGTCGACGTGCGGCATGCGGCCCAGGGTCCAGCCCTTGGAATACGTCTCGATCAGCTCATCGATCTCGTAGCCGTGCGACACGACTCCGTCGACGATCTCCCTGGCGTACTCCCACGACGCCTCACGAGCGGGTTCGGTCAGCGCCCTGGCTGCCTCGGCCGCAAGGGATTCGTTGATGGAGATCTGCCGGACATCCGCCGCATACAGAACGTCGAGGGCTCGCTTGCGTGCTTTAGTGCGTGCA includes the following:
- the nusB gene encoding transcription antitermination factor NusB — translated: MSARTKARKRALDVLYAADVRQISINESLAAEAARALTEPAREASWEYAREIVDGVVSHGYEIDELIETYSKGWTLGRMPHVDRALLRIGIWEVLYNDDVPDNVAIAEAVEAAQSMSTEASAPFINGILAKIAQTKGVTH
- a CDS encoding aspartate carbamoyltransferase catalytic subunit, encoding MKHLLSTRNLSRDEAIQILDVAENMADVSNREVKKLPTLRGKTVVNLFFEDSTRTRISFEAAAKRLSADVINFSAKGSSVSKGESLKDTAQTLAAMGADGVVIRHHSSGAPQVLAESNWIDAPVINAGDGTHEHPTQALLDAFTMRRRLFGAASRGRDLHGVSVVIVGDILHSRVARSNLWLLQTLGAHVTFVAPATLVPFGVETWPATVSYDLDRVLRESEPDVVMMLRIQSERMNAAFFPNAREYSREWGLDDVRFGRLRADTIVMHPGPMNRGLEISAAAADSAQSTVLEQVTNGVSIRMAVLYLLLSGEREALS
- the pyrR gene encoding bifunctional pyr operon transcriptional regulator/uracil phosphoribosyltransferase PyrR, translating into MARVVLSQADITRALTRISHEILESNRGADDLIILGVPTRGVFLARRIAEIIQRIEPGAPASMVGALDATMYRDDLSRNVTRTPSPTQIPAGGVDGKTVVLVDDVLYSGRTIRAALDALNDIGRPRIVRLAVLVDRGHRELPIRADFVGKNLPTSTDERINVRLSEVDEVEEVSIEAAR